TGGGTCAAGATCCAATATAGGACCTTGGCCCGTAGCATCTTCGTTTCGGGCACCGCCCCTGATTCACTTCCCCACTGGAAAAAACAGTGGTTTTACCTTTATTTGACTGAGGGGAATTGGGCCGATTATTTTTACTCGGACTTTAGTAGAGCCGAAGACGGGCCTGTTAGGTCTCTAAAATTGGGGGTGGAGGAAGAGACCGCAATAAAAATTTTGACCGGGGATTGCCTCCACCATTGCTCCGTTCTCGTTTCTGAGGCTTCGCTCTAGGAACATGGGCTAAGCGATTTGGGCCCAGAGGGTAATTTGCTTTTACCCTTAATTCTTTGGGCCTCACTTATTTGTTCATTATTTGTTCTAATTGTTTCTTGATTTTGTGTTTGCAGCCCAAGAAAGGTTGAACACCATTTTTGCGAAGAGGGAGAAGGCCGCGGCAAAGGCTGTGCCGGCCGAGGTCCAAAGGGTCAAGAGGCCCAGGAAGAGCGGGGCCCAGGAGGTCGTGGAAAAAGTCCCGGCTTTCTTAACGCCAAGGGCCCCAACCGTGGATGAGGACCCCAGCCCATATGTGGTCCAATGGGGTCTTCTTAACAAAGACACTATTGTGGGTGATGCACGGGCCACGGCTGAGTGGTCGAAGAATGTGGTCACCCCTCAGGATAGGGCCCACGTTGTGGAGTCCTCAGAAGACCTCCAGATAGAAATGTAGGGGGCCCAGGCCGTGGCAACGGTAAGGCCCATTTCCCTTTCTATGTCATTTCTtctacttagaaatttttcttcctttttgttTTACCTAGATGTTTTCTTACTTAGGGATTGTTTGTTTGCTTTCTCGCAGATGAACACCTATATCCAGGCGGCCGTCCACAACCTGAAAACGGTGAGGGCGGAGAAGGCGATCGCGGAACGTGACCGTGATCGTTACTTCGAAGCCTCAACTGCCAACTTCGAGCAGTTCAGGAAGGTGGAGGCCGAACTGGTGGCCGAGCAGGAGAAGGTGCGGTCATTGGAGGCTGAGTTGGAGAGGGTGCGCCGGGAGGCGATTGCCGATTTTAAGGCATCGCCGGAGTTTGACGATCTTCTTGCGGCGGAGTACGACGCCTCCTTTCCCGAGACCTTTAAGTCCTGCTGGGAAAGGATCATCGATGAGGTGGGGGCTCAAATTGAGGGAGTCACCTTGGAGCGATTCCCCGTCCCGAGACTTCCTGGGGAGGAGACCCCTTCCCCGATGGCGGTCGAGGACCTCGGGGATTCGCATCCTGTGGACTCTCAAAATTTAGAGATTCCAACCGAGAATCTTATGATCCAAGATTCCAACCAGGATGAGAGGGACCTTGGGAAAGGAGGGGAGGCCCAAGATGAAGCCCGGGATGAAGCCCAGGAGCGGGAGGCCCAGGACCCTGAAGACCAGGAGAAGGAGAAGGCCCAAGATGAGCTTTTCGACGATGGGCTCCCTTAGGCTAGGCTTTCTTTCAGCCCTGCGTGGCttatttatgtaattatttaattactCGGATATTTAAACCCTTCGGGGTTTTAACTTATTTATCTAAGTTCTTTTTTATTCCATCTTTTATCTTCCTGCATATCGCGCATTTAATAATctttacttagaatattttaggTTAACTCTCGTAAGATCTGTTAATTCAACTCTCGAAAGAGTCACAGGAACTTTAACTTTCATGAATCGGGATTAATTCAAAgtaattcttacttagaatttcAAAACCCCAAGGTGCCTCCCAATTATTAAGTTGGGCTTACAGCTTGGATTCTCGTAATGATTATGATAGCCCTTCCAGGTCGGTTGACTTTTAATCGTCATATTTGAACTTGGAATTTACCTAGTATTTTTCTCAGCTTCAAGCCTTCATCCATGTTCAGGATGTTTTATTCGAAGGTAAACATGAATAACACTTTAACAAAATCAAGGCTAAAAATCCTTGGGACTTTCATTAATATcatagtaaaagagataaactATTCTTGAATTCAGCTACATGGCAGTGGTCGACATGACCTTATTCTTATGATAACTATTACTTTCTACTATCATAGGATATGTATCAAACATAATATATCTTCAAGTTGGTCGCGTGCCAACTTCTTGGGACTTCAATTCCTTCAAGGGTCTGAagcttgtatgagccatggcccGTAACAGCCTTAATTTGATATGGGCCTTCCCAgtttggagccatcttgcctttggggCCAACCCCAGACGCCTCAATCtttctaagtaccagatctccttcTCGAAAATATTGTTCCTTAACCCGTAGGTTTATAGTAGTCGGAAGCTCGCTTCTGGTTTTCCACAACCTTGGCATGAGCTTCATCACGGATTTCATCAATCATGTCGAGTGCAAGTCTCATGCCTTCCTTATTGGCTTCGGGttcatactgctggacccttGAGGAAGTATGGGTGATTTCAAGGGGTACAACTGCTTCAGCTCCATAAGCTAACTGAAAAGGGGTTGCTCCAGTAGAGACTTTACAAGTTGTTCGATACGCCCAAAGTATTGGGAGCAGCTCATCGGCCCATGACCCCAGGGCCTTCTCAACTCTCTTCTTCAGTCCATCGAGGATTATCCTATTagccacctcagcttgtccgTTAGCTTGAGGATGAGCAACCGAGGTGAAGCGCAGCTCAATTGAATAATCTTCGCAATAACTCTTAAACTCAGCATTGTTAAACTGAGTCCCATTGTCCGTAACCATGATTCGTGGTATTCCATACCTGCAGATAATGTTCTCCCATACAAACTGAGCAACCtgtttggtggttatcttggccaggggtttggcctcaatccacttagtATAATAATCAATTGCTACCAACAAAAATTTCATTTGCGCACTAGCGAGTGGAAATGGTCCAAGTATGTCCATTCCCCACATTGCGAACGGGATGGGGGTGTTAATGGATGTCAACATCTCAGGGGgttgtgataagtggattttacatccacttggaagccttcattTATGCTTAAATTGATGGATCGTTCTCAAGTATGTGGtattttttatgtgtttttgtgttgatgTGTGTAGAGAACCTAGATGGAGGGAGGATGGACTTTTCCAAGCTTATACGGTGAATTGGAGGTCGAGAAATGAagcgaaaagaaagaaaatcaccAGCGCCCTAAAGCGGCTGAGCTGCGCCCTGGGGGCGTCCTGCAGCGCGCCTGCGCCCTGAAGCGCCCTGGTAGCGCCCGGGGTCTGCCCTTGTggcgcgcctgcgccctggagcgcgcgcctgcgccctggggGCAGCCTTGTggcgcgcctgcgccctggagcgcgcgcctgcgccctggggGCAGCCTTGTGgagcgcccgcgccctggagcgcgcgcctgcgccctggggGCAGCCTTGGAGAGCGCCCGAGCTCTCCCGAAGGTGAAAAATTCAGTTTTTGAAGCCCGTTTGGATTAGCTGCTGACCCGGTCAACTTAGGGCacttaaatacaaaatatacaagGAAGAAAAAGCGAGGAgcaataacctagaaacattctaaggagcacgtgacggctacggagaagatctagattcatagttttcttttgtcttcttccaattaggcgatacttttggatgctcattcggatttgtttcgaaactcttgttttactcttttgactttgtttttcctattcagtaccatgtttacattcgaacccatgatgatgagaagttccattatgaactaatcattgtcatgggattttagcagatttatcgatgaatttcagtagttaatttgccttgttcatatgtgatggtttgatttcctcgtattggttgtgcttattcatcttggatgcgtagctaacatctaagattgcttgttaatctttattgaagcgacagtgaatatattgatttagaacttgccatgcgagcataggtttcgtgttcgataacatgacttgtgatgtgattttacccatcttgcatcgccctatgtaatcttgatagataacttgctcttcaaccgttatgttttcaaattctatagacatatagggtctaagcataattggtgtctgtttaccttctatcttaattgtggatgtgtagcagtatggtgcacgtataacgacagttagcgtgtatcagtctcgtgttatctgattagttatcaaccattacaatcgaataaggtagaactctggatgaagttgttaatgaagctagaatcccatgttttattctcattagtaaatcgttattctcttagttgataattcttagtttcataattcgaataggattagttaagtagaaaaccaaacccaatttgatatttgtctaagcattgaataataatcatacattggtgcataagtgcatatttctgaatacaccagtctctgtgggaacgaactgaaattgattctatactacttgtgaccacgtacgcttgcgtgattttgtgcgaacaagtttttggcgccgctgccggggactcggtgttttatttagtttatgtgcttgtcattagtggtcgttaaagttcagtgacttggatcCTTTTCTCACTTGTATTtcgtttgtgtgtgttcaggtacttgagtgacgtgtatgcgaacacgttttCAGGCCCGTAAAGAAGCATTGGCAAAAGCAGAAACGAAAGTGAACACTACAATGGGTGATCGACCACCAGTTgcgaatgatactaaggctcttaaggctttctcagagcctaaaatcaatgatattcagtcgagcattgtcaggccagcgaTCGAGGCCAACACTTttgagatcaaaccgagcactattcagatggtacagaactcagtgcagtttgggggttctccgacagaggatcctaatatgcatattcgggatttcattgagatctgcgacactttcaagttcaatggtgttactgacGAGGCTATCAAATTGAGGCTattcccattttctctgagggataaagctaagggatggttgcattctcttcctgcaggatctattaagACATGGGAAgctctggctcagaaatttcttactaaattcttccctatggccaaaacagctgcaattaggaatgctatcactcaattctctcaactgTCTGGTGAAACTCTATGTGAAGcgtgggaacgctacaaggagatgcttcgaacgtgcccacatcatgggatgcctgattggatgattattaattgcttctataatggcttgggtcctcaatcgaggctaatgctcgatgcagcatcaggtggagctctatgggctaagaactatgatgaggcttatgatttgatcgagatgatggctgcgaaCGAATATCAGAATcatactcagcgtcttcatcagggcaagGCAGCAGGGATtctagatgttgatgctactacagcctTGACTGCTCAaattaaggctcttactatgaagataGATTCCTTAGCTAACTTGGGACTTCAACCACCACCTAATGTTTGCGAGCTTTGTGCGGGTGCACGTTCTTcggatcagtgtgctatatcgagcgaatctgctcagtttgtgagcaacttccAGAGGTCTCAACAGCCAGCTCCTgccacttatcatcccaataatcggaatcatccgaatttcagctggagcaataatcagaactacatgccacaacagcagcaacagtttcagcagcaaggatctagaccttttaacccttctggttttcaacaacagtttgcaccgaatcagcaattccatccaccgggattccagcaacaaaatcatggggtggctggacagccttccaatgaaagatcagaagtggaagaattaagactaatggttaaaagccaagcggtatcaatcaagactttggagaaccagattgggcagattgctaacgcgttgataaacagaccacaaggaactcttcctagtgataccgaggccaatccgggcaagaaagagatgaaggaacaggtacaggctgtcaccttgaggtccggaaaggttacaAAGGAAAAAGAGTCAGCAACAGAGCATAATAAGGAtgagagtgatcaacaggttgaaacacccgtgctctcatctaagtctggtagtggaaaaactgttgttgacgcTGACAAGAAAGAAATCAACGAGGAGGCAAGCAAGGAATCAGCTGAGAAGTCTAGTCCTAAATCTGATaatggggtcaagcaagtatatccacctcccccttttccgaagagacttcagaagcataagctcgacaaacaattcgctaaatttctagaggtttgcaagaaattacaaatcaatatACCTTTTGCGGAAGCTCTAGAACagatgccgagttatgctaaattcatgaaaggtattctatctcggaaacttaaacttgaggaattggagactgtagctttgaccgaggagtgcagtgcggtgttgcagcagaaattgcctccgaagctgaaagatccggggaGTTTCACAATACCGTGTACCATTGGACCattgtcattcgacaagtgtttatgtgacttgggagctagcattaaTCTGATGCCATTatctgtcttcaagaaacttggtctgccggagccgaaacctacaaacatgtacttacaactggctgatcggtccatcacatACCCGAGAGGTATAGTGGAAGACGTCTTGGTTAAAgtggataagctcatcttccctgctgattttgtcattctagacttcgaggaggataagaagattcccattatcttgggaaggcctttcttagctacaggccaaactttgatcgatgtgcaaaaaggagagcttacaatgagagttcaagatcagagtgtcacttttaaggtgttcaacgcaatgaaattttcaactgacgaagaagaatgctttaaggtggagccaATAGACGCTGCAGCTCATCCAGAAATTGACCAAAGCctgaaaactgacatcttggaaagggttctaaCAGGTGAAGCTGAATTCGGAGGTGAAGAGGAAGCAGAGCAACTTCAGTTCTTGAATGCATCTCCATGGAAGAGGAAGGTTTATATGCCATTCGAGTCTCAAGGAGTAACAGAGCTTAAAAATATTcaggagcatcttaaaccatctattgaagaagctcccatactcgaactcaaactaccaccggatctcttaagtgatgtgcagtttagaaggttgtcacggcgcatagatgacatgcatgacattcaccgccgttttgcaaaggatttgactcaggctcttgggagtgcttttcgagctattggtgttgaggttgattggccagtgtttggagatgGCATGGTGTCTCGACCACCTGATCCtccacccgaggagggtgatcctcccgacttctaggtacatttgagcctttttatcaccttcaatgaggacattgaagattttaagtttgggggtggtaatctaaggactagtagtagtgtgtgttcatatagaTTGCATGATGCATATAGTTTAGAGTATTATCTATCTCATATAGTGCATGttagtagttttttttatatatatgcttgtgtttagtatgtgtagtagttcatatattcatatagttgcatttgtaTGAATCATgaagttgttttccaagttgatttcctatgatgatgattttatgtgcataatttcttggctagtagtcttgattaCATGTGATGCCTTGTGCCTGGAAACTGCTTGtgtgaaaattataattacacttatgctctagagataagatttagactaacttatttcttgagtcctcgcgttgagtcgggcgtagagttaggattattccctttttgaacttagagtttgtaaatcttaagtttgggggagttaagggatgaatatgcctttctaaaaaaaaaagaaaaaaaaaagagaataaaaattatcaagtactcctttgagatcaatgggtaaaatgcaatgtcatgtgaaagggacgatccatgtacttgtgctggtattaagtgcaattgtattagaataagcaatttcttggtgacttttcacaacccttgattactggagaattacttgattagaaaaaaagagagagaaaaaaaaaaaaaaagcaaagtcgaatggcggtcgtgactcacttacactgagaagcgtcctaaccttagacttagcaagaaaaaaaagaaaaaaaaaatatagtaaaaaaaTAGGAGgggcataggaattctttagtgaccctaaattgtagtgGGCTCTTTATGTGATGAAGTGTTTAAACCTTATTCTTATTAACGGCTCgtagtgaggactctgttgaagtttgatagtcttaCTTTTGTCT
This genomic window from Daucus carota subsp. sativus chromosome 7, DH1 v3.0, whole genome shotgun sequence contains:
- the LOC135147934 gene encoding uncharacterized protein LOC135147934: MRTRFQARKEALAKAETKVNTTMGDRPPVANDTKALKAFSEPKINDIQSSIVRPAIEANTFEIKPSTIQMVQNSVQFGGSPTEDPNMHIRDFIEICDTFKFNGVTDEAIKLRLFPFSLRDKAKGWLHSLPAGSIKTWEALAQKFLTKFFPMAKTAAIRNAITQFSQLSASGGALWAKNYDEAYDLIEMMAANEYQNHTQRLHQGKAAGILDVDATTALTAQIKALTMKIDSLANLGLQPPPNVCELCAGARSSDQCAISSESAQFANPGKKEMKEQVQAVTLRSGKVTKEKESATEHNKDESDQQVETPVLSSKSGSGKTVVDADKKEINEEASKESAEKSSPKSDNGVKQVYPPPPFPKRLQKHKLDKQFAKFLEVCKKLQINIPFAEALEQMPSYAKFMKGILSRKLKLEELETVALTEECSAVLQQKLPPKLKDPGSFTIPCTIGPLSFDKCLCDLGASINLMPLSVFKKLGLPEPKPTNMYLQLADRSITYPRGIVEDVLVKVDKLIFPADFVFNAMKFSTDEEECFKVEPIDAAAHPEIDQSLKTDILERVLTGEAEFGGEEEAEQLQFLNASPWKRKDLTQALGSAFRAIGVEVDWPVFGDGMVSRPPDPPPEEGDPPDF